The following proteins come from a genomic window of Anopheles ziemanni chromosome 3, idAnoZiCoDA_A2_x.2, whole genome shotgun sequence:
- the LOC131289173 gene encoding protein pangolin, isoforms A/H/I/S-like yields the protein MPHNSSTGDELGSTDEVKVFKDEGDRDDEKLSENLLEEKSSLIDLTESEEKTVKNGTTRHESSSSLYGGSGGSGGVGGKLPHGAPHPGFNMGYIVPPYSYANGAPGGLPVSMANKMNLPPFFCHNGDHLSSPPPAHCGILPYQLDPKTMSLTRPPLYSFPTSQYPYPMLSPDMLPVAPSWHTPSLYSPAAGFRTPYPSSLQIYTSLSSDFYRYSPTLLPSGIHPGHPVLNPGHPAIITPGPKQDIPGRCDRQGGAPIKQESSSSGGGGGGSVNDHEPSSGHHHHHHRSSSSSSSSFHHHHHSNNNNNNSNHHTNHNHHSHHHHGNHNHHHNNNGGGGGGGGGHKHQSLAEREAALEKKRSHVKKPLNAFMLYMKEMRAKVVAECTLKESAAINQILGRKWHSLSREEQSVYYDKARQERQLHMELYPGWTARDNYGYGAKKKKRKKDRSPADPGGNSMKKCRARYGLDQQNQWCKPCRRKKKCIRYKEAGGGDRGDGSSDREGGRDRGDGSDDAIGSCGSMEDDSSKSPGEEDEDRESINQSLSSPRCLSVLSSLQSPSTSIASPLNLLASPATPTNFYHHHDHLGLASMIASAQQQHQQQQQLQQQLQQQQQHYLHQQHHLHQQHHHQQAAAAAAAAAAALQNVSDKLNNISNDSGIGGSQLNNSYSNNFSPYNNHHTMRTNSASSSASNGTTNLNSSSSSTSNGPSASLGKNPAASASLLPPTPSTPTLAPPTPSSSSSSSSSSSSSSSSSLSSSSSTPSLQIPPHLQQLNLKTSPPLLPNTPPSSGSSSVSSTTAMAIKEELPDSSTGNGLGGSSSPNGSQLPSSPPSSGGGSASSGFLLHPAHQHHQNHHHHLASAFHQQHHGGQLGLTGSKQTNGDLSPTTTTPPTGILANGSGPPLAMPSTEASRTLSAANSNDNNPAAVAVTNGSSRSSSSSSQIASDSFPYMPCW from the exons ATGCCACACAACAGTTCTACTGGGGATGAGCTGGGCAGCACGGACGAGGTGAAGGTGTTCAAGGATGAGGGTGACCGCGACGACGAGAAGTTGTCCGAGAATCTGCTGGAAGAAAAGTCCAGCCTCATCGATCTGACCGAGAGCGAAGAGAAAACGGTCAAGAATGGCACGACACGCCACGAAAGCAGCAGCTCGCTGTATGGAGGAAGTGGCGGGTCGGGAGGTGTGGGAGGGAAACTCCCGCATGGAGCTCCCCACCCGGGTTTCAATATGGGCTACATCGTTCCACCTTATTCGTACGCGAATGGAGCCCCCGGAGGACTTCCGGTATCGATGGCGAACAAGATGAACCTGCCACCATTCTTCTGTCACAATGGAGATCACCTGTCGTCGCCGCCGCCCGCCCACTGTGGCATCTTGCCGTACCAGCTCGACCCGAAGACAATGAGTCTGACGAGGCCCCCGCTTTACAGCTTCCCCACAAGCCAGTACCCCTACCCGATGCTCAGTCCGGACATGCTGCCGGTGGCTCCGTCCTGGCACACGCCCTCCTTGTACAGTCCTGCGGCCGGCTTCCGCACGCCCTACCCGTCGTCGCTCCAGATCTACACGTCCCTGTCTAGCGACTTCTACCGGTACTCGCCCACGCTGCTGCCGTCCGGCATCCACCCAGGGCATCCGGTGCTGAACCCGGGTCATCCGGCGATCATAACACCGGGCCCGAAGCAGGATATTCCAGGCCGGTGCGATCGGCAGGGTGGGGCACCGATCAAGCAGGAGTCTTCCTCgagtggtggaggaggaggagggtcGGTCAACGATCACGAGCCATCGTCcggccaccatcatcaccaccaccgatcgtcctcctcctcgtcctcgtcgttccaccatcatcaccacagtaacaacaacaataataatagtaaCCATCACAccaaccacaaccaccacagTCATCACCATCACGGCAATCACAATCACCatcacaacaacaacggcggcggtggaggtggtggtggcggtcaCAAGCACCAGTCGCTGGCGGAACGGGAGGCGGCCCTCGAGAAGAAGCGCAGTCACGTGAAGAAACCGCTGAATGCATTCATGCTCTACATGAAGGAGATGCGTGCGAAGGTGGTGGCCGAGTGTACGCTGAAGGAGTCGGCCGCGATCAACCAGATCCTCGGGCGGAAGTGGCACTCGCTGTCGCGGGAGGAGCAGAGCGTGTACTACGACAAGGCACGCCAGGAGCGGCAGCTGCACATGGAACTCTACCCGGGCTGGACGGCGCGGGACAACTACGGGTACGgggcgaaaaagaagaagaggaaaaaggacCGCAGCCCGGCGGATCCGGGGGGGAACAGCATGAAGAAGTGTCGGGCGCGATACGGACTGGACCAACAGAACCAGTGGTGTAAGCCGTGCCGGCGcaagaaaaagtgcatccGCTACAAGGAAGCGGGGGGAGGCGACCGAGGCGATGGCAGCAGTGATCGCGAGGGTGGTCGGGATCGGGGGGACGGGTCGGACGACGCGATCGGGAGCTGTGGCAGCATGGAGGACGACAGCAGCAAGTCGCCAGGCGAAGAGGATGAAGACCGTGAGTCGATCAACCAGTCGCTCTCGAGTCCCCGGTGCTTGAGTGTCCTCTCGAGTCTTCAGTCGCCTTCTACGAGCATCGCATCGCCGCTCAATCTGCTCGCCAGCCCCGCGACGCCCACCAACttctaccaccaccacgaccacCTGGGGCTGGCGTCGATGATTGCTTCggcgcaacagcagcaccagcagcagcaacagctccagcagcaactgcagcagcagcagcaacattacctccaccagcagcatcacctccatcagcagcatcatcatcagcaggcggcggcagcggctgcAGCGGCTGCTGCAGCCCTCCAGAATGTCAGCGACAAGCTGAACAACATCAGCAACGACTCGGGCATCGGCGGGTCGCAGCTGAACAACAGCTACAGCAACAACTTCAGTCCCTACAACAATCATCACACTATGCGCACCAACTCGGCGTCCTCGTCGGCGAGCAACGGGACGACCAACCTGAACAGTAGTTCCTCCAGCACCTCCAATGGTCCCTCGGCCAGCCTCGGCAAAAATCCGGCAGCTTCCGCCTCGCTGCTGCCCCCGACGCCCTCGACGCCTACACTCGCTCCTCCGACgccctcctcctcgtcctcgtcgtcatcctcgtcgtcgtcctcgtcgtcgtcgtcgctatcgtcgtcatcgtccacGCCCTCCCTCCAGATCCCGCCACATCTGCAGCAGCTCAACCTTAAAACGTCCCCGCCACTGCTGCCCAACACACCGCCCTCATCCGGCAGTTCCTCGGTGTCCTCCACTACCGCCATGGCCATCAAGGAAGAGTTGCCGGACAGCAGCACCGGCAACGGGCTCGGAGGCAGCTCTTCTCCCAACGGCTCGCAGCTACCGTCCAGCCCACCTTCTTCGGGGGGTGGATCCGCAAGCAGCGGGTTCCTGTTACATCCTGCCCATCAGCACCACCAgaatcaccatcaccaccttgCTTCTGCCTTCCATCAGCAGCACCACGGTGGGCAGTTGGGGCTTACGGGCAGCAAGCAGACAAACGGTGATCTCTCCCCAACGACGACAACACCGCCGACGGGGATCTTGGCCAACGGAAGTGGTCCACCGCTGGCAATGCCTTCAACCGAAGCCAGCCGGACACTTTCCGCAGCCAACAGCAATGACAACAacccagcagcagtagcagtcaCCAATGGCAGCAGTCggagcagcagtagcagtagtCAAATCGCTAGTGATAG TTTTCCGTACATGCCATGTTGGTGA